From Aegilops tauschii subsp. strangulata cultivar AL8/78 chromosome 5, Aet v6.0, whole genome shotgun sequence:
CGGTCGACGACACCTTCTTCTCCGGGCGCCACTATCGCTCCATGGCACTGAGCTCTGGCTCCGCATCCGCCTCCCTGAACCTCAGGATGTGCGGGGAAAGGGTGTCATGGAGCTCATTGAAGTCGTTCCAAGGGGAACACCCAGCACTGCTGGAGAGGTGGCCACGGTCATGTGCCTTCTCTGGCCGCCATGGCTCGACTACGGGCCTGCTGGAGCTGCCAGCCTCCGTTTCGTCCCGAGCAAGTTTGTGCGGCGGCGACCCACCACGGACGCCACGCCCGTGAGCAACACCGGCCATGTAGGAGAAAAATTAGCGGAATTAAGGTTGGACTTGTCGCCAGAGGCCGGGATGGCTACCGACGGAGCAGGCGATTTTGAGGCAGAGGCATAGGGTTTGGTAACCCTAAATCCCGACTGGACCCGTAGATATAGCGCCGAAGGGAAGGTTTTGCGGGCTGCCTCTAATATTTTTACTGGTTGTGCTAACTTCATCGAATCTATTGCCGAAAAACGCAAGATCCTGCAAAACGGCCGAAGTTTTATCGGCCGACGAGGTTTTGCGGGATCTGCTTGAGATGCTCTTATCCATTTCATCGGAGTACCTTATGCGCACCGCTGGCCGCTGCCACTCGACAAGCCAATCGGGGTTGGCTGTGGCGAGAACACCCACCTAGCCGATGCCCCGGTGAGGAAGGCGACATAACGTGGCTCCGACTAGTAGCAACCCGTGCGTCGGGACGGCCGTTGCAGGGCATGTACGCCGGTAGCAAATGGCATTACCACACCCACCTCGGCAGGTTTTGCGAAGGTAACAACTAGTACAAGCCAAGGATTGTCCATCATCATGTTTGGTTGATGCTTgcatgttggttaatctcaatctCGCTCCCTGTGAGTCTCTGGAATTGATTTGGAGCAGAAGAGCGGTGCATGCGAGGAGGTGTGGACGACGCAGCTGGACAGCATCACCCGGGAGGCCAAGTAGAGGCTGGATCAGAAGCTCAGGGGCAGAGGGAATCTATAGTCAGGAGGtacttagagcatctctagcagaccccttaAATCGTGGAACTGAAAATGCGGTTTTTAGTTTGCAGAAAACGTGTTTTAAGAGTTGGTTTGAGCTGCGGCCAGACTCCTCAAACTTAAATGTAAAATCGAATATTTGCTTTTTTTTTCCATGTCTTCTTCCTCTCGCATGTGTCCACGACTCTAACTCGCACCTACGAAGCCGACAAAAAGCGCACGAAGCGGCCAATACGGAGCCGCCGGCGTTCAGGACAGCATCGAATCGATACAGGAGATGTCGTCGTAGCTGCTTCAGGAGCTAGCTGCTCGCTCCCGTCGAATCGATCcaggagctagctagctagctcccgTCACCGTAGCTGCTTCAAGAGCTAGCTCTCGTCGAATCGATCCAGGAGCTAGCTATAGCTAGATCCCGTTGCCGTAGCTAGCTAGCTCCCGTCGCTGTAGCTAGCTAGCTCCCGTCGTCGGAGAGACGCGGGCGGCCAGCCGGCCTCTGAGACGGGCCAGGCGGCGGACAGGGCGGTGCGGACCGCGGACACGAACGGGTCACGGAGATGTTTCCGTGGCAGTTGGGTTTCCGTCAACTGCTTTCTCCGGCACCGTAGAAATGGACACGAAAACTGTGTTTTTCAGATTGTTAGGAGCTTTTTACTGCATCCCTTAAAAAAAGTCAAAGGTGTATAAGGTGTTTGTTCAGGCTACTTTTTCCTTTTAAAACTAAAAACTGGCGGTTATTTTACAGTTCGGTGGGATAtaaggggtctgctagagatgttCTTAACTACTTATGCTTCTTCCTTACCCTTTCTGAATTCACCTCCTGTTTTGCCAAGATCCAGACCGAATTCAGGCTTTAGAGACCCTGTTCGGTTAATCATGAAATAAGATACATGGAGCCAATACTTTTGTCTAAGATTCAGACTGCAGACCTGAATCATTAGATAGAAGTTCCTTTTTCGGTTCAGGATCTAAAGTACTTTAGTGCAGAAATCTAGCTTCATGTGGCATCGTTTGCATTCCCAGAGAAACTAAATTCAGTACCTTTTCCGGCAGGGAGGGATATGATTTGATCATGATTGATGAGTGAGGTCATGCATGAAGTCATGATTTCATTCACTGGTCAATCAGCTGTGCTGCATATGCCGATTTATGCTCAAGGACATCTCCGTCAGTCAGTAATCAGTATCGAGATGTACTTGTGTTCTCTCTGTTCTCCAGCGGAGGTCTGCCTTGCTGGCTCGGTGTTTGATTCTGCTAATCCAGCTTAATTTCCAACGAACGGTGGCTTAACTAAACCTGCCTCAGCGTTGCTACTTGCAGGCGCCCTAGCACGGGAAGCCTCCAGCTCCTGGTCCCGTTGACCATGTCGCGTCGGTGGAGCTCCGCGGAACAACAGAACAGGCACCTGCGCATGGGATGCCTTGTGTCGAGGCAGTTCTCCCGCCGGCAGGTTACAGTTCGTGGGGCACGGCGTACTGATGCTGCTGCTGCGTACGTACGGCGCGCAGGTCGCCGTTGTCACCTGCGAATGGAGCTGGAGCGTGTGGTGGTGCGCGGAGAGAAGTGTCCGGTCATATCACCACCGGTATCCGCCTTCCCAACTCCCTCAGATCCAGCCCCCTCCCGGCGATGAGACCCAGCGCAAGATCCCTCGAAGGCTCTCGGGCCTGCGCTCTGGTGAATGAAGAGGGGCACCAATCCCGTCCATTGCGCTCGTAggcatttttcttttttttcttcagtgtGGAATGGATATGGGGCGGCCGAGACGTGACCGACACGTCTGCCACGTCGGACTGACATTGGGATCTCACAGGAAAACACCCGGAAACTTGACGGTCTGATAGGCATCTCTTCCGGTGGAGTGTGATATATGGCGGCGCTAGAGCTCGCTGCCCGTGGGCTAAAGTCTGGGCACGTCCTCGAGAGTTTGAGGGTCCGGGTTTGCTGTCCGCGGCTATAGATGCTCTAAGACATATTATTTATAAGGGGTGCGCTACGCGTCCGTCGACTGGTATGTTGAGAACTCTTGCATTTTGAGACTTGTAAACTTGTGGTAGTCGAGTGTCTTCACTACTATTTCACCTTTTATGCACTATTGCTTTTATGTGGAATGCTTTTCAGAATCATTGCTTCTTTTGTTCAATGATGCCTATATGTGACATGTTCTATATGTGATGAACTATATGCTGCTGCTGTATATGTTTCGCTGCAGGaaagaaacagaaacagaaaaAAAAGGCTCCTGGGCACACCATTACCGAGGGTGGCTCTCGGTAATAACTGTGAAACTGGACCATAATGCACCCTTTACCGAGAGGCCTCTCGGTAAACATGTACCAACCAGTAGAACCTGACACCTTTACCGAGAGGCCTCTCTAGTTTACCGAGAGGCCTCTCGGTAAAGGATAATAACCTGTGGTGCCCATGACAACTTTACCGAGAGGGCTCTCGGTAAAGGGAAAAGGATTGCCGAGGGTGGCTCTTAGCAAAGTTGGACCTCGGCCTGCTCtcgtggtcccacatgtcaggaggtGACACGTGTCAGCCTCCTAGTGGTTCTCTTTGCCGAGAGGGGCTCTCGGCAAAGATGGACCTCGACCTGCTCtcgtggtcccacatgtcaggaggtGACACGTGTCAGCCTCCTAGTGGTTCTCTTTACCGAGAGGGGCTCTCGGCAAAGATGGCCCTCGGCCTGTTCGCCcggccccacatgtcaggagctgacacgtgtcagccacctactgggtggccttgccgagagtggctctcggcaaagttggccctcggcatgttcgcctggtcccacatgtcaggagcagacacgtgtcagccacctactgggtggctttgccgagagtggctctcggcaaagCTGGGCCTCGGCCTGTTCGCCTGGTCCCACGTGCCaggagctgacacgtgtcagcCACCTACTGGGTGGTTTTGCCGAGAGTGGCTCTTGGCAAAGCTGGCCCTCGGCCTGTTCGCCTGGTCCCGCGTGCCaggagctgacacgtgtcagcCACCTACTGGCTCTCTTTGCCGAAAGTGGCACTCGGCAAAGAAGGCCCTCGGCCTGTTCCCCTGGTCCCACGTGTCAGGAACCGCCGGCACCGTCTGCTATCCGTTAGCCACTTTATTTTGCCGAGTGGTACTGTTTGGCTctcggcaaagtctttgccgagTGCCCGTGTTCTGTCTCTCGGCAAACTCCTGTTTGCCGAAGAGGTGTACGCCGGGTGGCTTTCGCCGAGGGTGACACTCGACAAAGGCTTTGCCGGCGGTTTTCGGCCCTCTGCCGAGTGTCCGTGGCACTCGGCGTAGCCCAGAATTTTCTAGTAGTGTCCGTCGACTGGTCTTTTTAAAAGGTTGTTCAGGCGTGAGCCGTCAGATTTGACGCATCGAGTGAGCCGAGCGTTGCCATCCACCATTACAACACATGCTTTGTTACGAAAATTTCTTGCACCAGACATCTTGTCGCAGAATTTTTTGCAATAGGCATCTTGTTGCAGCTTTCTTTTTGCAACAGACATCTTGTTGCGGTTTTGTTTAGAATTTTCCTGCATCAACCGTCTTGTTACggatttttttttaaactgaGGACTTGTTGCAGGATTATATTTCTACAAAACAAAGCCACATTGTATCACAGTAGTTGTTTGCCATAAAGATTTACAACAACACCGTTGTTGAAATAGATGCTTGCACTTGCCTTTATGCGTTGGACGCGTGGCACGCAACAGAGACGGCGGACGCGTGGTGATTAATAGCTAGCTGAGGGCAATCGTTTCCCTATTTATAAGTTATGTTAGCTAAAAAATGTGTTATATTATGGGATAGATGGAGTATCAAACTTCTAAAAACCGTTGGGATATCATTACGGaaaaactaacgcccacacgtgtgggcattTGCACACCGCCCACACGCCTCCATGAacactcattttgccacgtatgaatagatgacatcagcaaaaatctttttggttttcggtttaaaaatgttttatctcctaatttaaaaagcgaattaaaaatccgttttcaccattaaatccgtctcgacaagatcttcaaaactagaccccatgttgatatgtttcgacgaaaAAAAAATTGTccaaaagttgccatgatgtttacactgtgGTTGACATAGTGCTTAAAttaaagttgccatgtggcaattttagtttgtagatcatggcaattttagtttttgatgatggcaattccagtactttgagcatgaaaatatttttttgtatgaaccatggcaattttaagtgcacgtatcatggcaattttagtttatggtgcatgacaagtctagtttcttaattccccattttataatatgtcaaaattacttttaaatgtagaagaaaatagctgaaacatatcatggcaattttagtgtaaacatcatggcaattcatgtgcaatagacatggtaacttttaacaaaaaaaaattatcgaaatatattgatatgagatctagtttcgaagatctcgtcgcgagggaTTTAATGGTAAAAACAgatcttcaatcggatttttcatttaagagataaaatattttaaaaactGAAAATCAAAAAAGATTTCCACATGCATCCATGCGGTGACATGGCGTACTCTGTGTGTTATAGTGCGTGTGGGCAGGTTTAGCTCCCACCACACGTGTGGCGTTAGGGTTGTCCTATTATTATTGTTTTGAAAAAGTCTCCATGGAGCTCAAACGTCTTGGACTGAATAACTAACTGGCCGAAGTGCAGCGCCAAACCAAGTCCAGATATTTTGCCCTCGCAAAGAAAGAAAAAGTCCAGATATTTTTGGCATGGGAATCGCCCAGCCCGGTCCCTCCAGCCTCCACGTCCTCGCGAGACCAAAGAAGGGCTGCACGTGGTCTCCGTTTGCACCCATGTACGTACGCACGTCCAGCGGTCCGGGGATCAACTTGCATGGGAGGGATCCCTCGTCTTCTTCATTAAATACAGTACACGCTAGCCGGGACGAGAGCTAAGCACCTGCACCACGCTCCTCGTCTCTCCTCTCCTGCCCGCAGGAAGACCGTGCAACCGTATGTCTGCGGAGATGCGCACCACCGCGAGGCCACGCTGCGCTCTGTGCGGCGCGAGGGCGGACGTGCACTGCCAGGCCGACGCCGCGTTCCTCTGCGCGCCGTGCGACGCCGAGGTGCACGGCGCCAACCTCCTCGCGTCCCGCCACCGCCGCACGCGCATCCCGCCGCGCAACGACGCCCGCGTTTCGGCCAGGCGGATGGGCCTGGAGGACGCGGGGGCTGCGCGCCTGCGTCCCGCGGCAGCCAACGACGTTCGCGCGCGCTGCGGGTCGACGCTCCAGGTTTGGGCCCGGCGGATGGGCCTGGATGCGGGGGCTGCATGCGTGTGTGCCGCCGCAGCTGGCCGCACGGTCTGGGTCGACTTCGCCGCCGTGGCGCCACGCATACCGCTGCGCGTCGCCATGGCTGCCTCGCTGTGGAGGGAGGTGGCGGCTCACGCCGCCGGCCATGAGCCTGGCTACGCGCTCCAGCGCCTGGTAGCGCAGACGTGCCGGCGAGTTTGCTTGTGGAGGCGGCGGCGTTGATCGGGCGCACGCGCCAATTAACAAGGACGGACACACAGGCGGACTCCGTCGAGTGGTCGATGGTGAGCCCACACAACTCACAGCAGGAGCTTTGTTTATTCCTTTAGTagtatgatgatgatgatgcaacCTCGTTGTTACTTAAATCCCTGCTATCTATCTTCTCCATCTATCTTTAACTATATTTATTATCCATTTGAAAATTTTATATCTACATCTATCTATATGTATGAATGGTGGAGTTACCTCAAAAGCTATGTATTCAGTGGCCTCAAGAGAATGGTCCTCTCGTGCTAAAATTCTCAAATTGGTTTTTCTAAACCACGACCCATTGTTTGTTTAAGCCAAGAGCACCCTTGTTTCTCAAGACGCAGTTATCGTTGTCGAGTCTCTGTAAACTGGATACCTCTTCTCATCTAAAACTATCTCACCATTGAAATATTTAGAAAAGATCGTTAAAACGAATTTTATCCTTCATACTGAGCTACTCTTCTTTTATCAAGCTGACAACATTGGTCATGGACCATAATTCATAAATTCGTCTTCAGGACCTTTGAAGTACTTAGAAAATGAGATTATTCTTGTACGAGGAATTGTGGTGAGAGTGGGCAGTTTTCAGCAAAAATGTGTGACACGCCAATTTTCTGTGGTTCACCCCCTGTAGTGCAGAGATCTCCTGTTCGACGCCTGTAGGCACCGAATAGTGCAGGCGACGCTGTAGGGAGCGCACAAGGGCCGTCCCAATTCTGGTGcgagttttttctttcttttacttttgaaaaatgttcggggtttaaaaaaatattcatgaatttgaaaaaaatcttGCTTTTTCAAAATTATACCAAAATTCAGAAAATATAAGAAAATGTTTCACATTTGAAAAATTGTGCcaatttcaaaaatatttcatGGACTTGAAAAAAAATCAGCATATACCAAAAATATGCTCATTGTATATTAAAAAAACTCACTACATTAGAAAATGTTCAGCGTGTATTAAAGAATATTCAACATATATTATTCGAAAAGGCTATCGCCCCGCTTTATAGATAAAGCATAAAAAAAGTACACGGCCGAGATATAAGGTAGCAAATCCCGAGATAACCAGAAAACACAAACACATACAACTATGTTGCCGCGAGATAACACACATAGATCGGAATACAACGCCACGACACGCCTAGGATACCTCAGCTCCACGACAATGCCCTCAGGAGGGGAAAAGATGCAAAGCGTCATCATTGCTAAGTCCAAGACGGACAAGGGTCTTCACTCAGAGCCCTCACAGAGAGAGGAGAACTAGAACGTTGCCATCAAGAGGATAGCAGCACCGACGAGCATCATCACGGTCGGTGCCAAAGCGTGGAGCTTTCTCTTGGCAACTCACCCATGTCACCGTCAGGCACCAAGGATAACCGTGATGAGTACAAGCGTCCAGATCCGGATCTGAGCATCGCCATTGCTAACAACAGACATCGAGCCCGAACAACCATCCGCTACACCCTCGCCACCGAAATGACCAAGAGACATAGCCACGAGGCGACATGGTGCCCACTAGAGAGTCAACCATGCAGACCGTCATAAGGTCCCCCTCCATGGCATCCATATCCCCAAATAGCGAGAATTAGGATTCTTGATCCCTCTCAATCTCTCCCACGACGTCGCCAACCTTCCACATCGCAACGCACGAACCACGCTAGGAAGAATGGAAGGCCCTCCTCCCACTCCTAGTTGGCACCAGCCACCGGGTCAACATCT
This genomic window contains:
- the LOC109759402 gene encoding uncharacterized protein, which encodes MRTTARPRCALCGARADVHCQADAAFLCAPCDAEVHGANLLASRHRRTRIPPRNDARVSARRMGLEDAGAARLRPAAANDVRARCGSTLQVWARRMGLDAGAACVCAAAAGRTVWVDFAAVAPRIPLRVAMAASLWREVAAHAAGHEPGYALQRLVAQTCRRVCLWRRRR